In a genomic window of Sarcophilus harrisii chromosome 4, mSarHar1.11, whole genome shotgun sequence:
- the EPO gene encoding erythropoietin, translated as MEMGVHEVLVLLQLLLVHLGFPVWGSPQSPFCESHILERYILEAKEAQNATVACLEDCSLGENITVPDTRVNFHTWKKMEVGQKAGEVWQGLTLLSEAVLKGQALLANSSQTPVALKLFVDKAVSSLRSLRFLLRGLGTQEEAIFVPNAPTAVPLRTFTVGTMDKLFRIYSNFLRGKLKLFWREACQSQER; from the exons ATGGAGATGGGGGTTCATG aAGTCCTTGTTCTGCTGCAGCTGCTGCTAGTTCACCTTGGATTCCCGGTGTGGGGTTCTCCACAGTCGCCCTTCTGTGAAAGCCACATCCTGGAGAGATACATCCTCGAGGCCAAAGAGGCACAGAATGCTACG GTAGCCTGCTTGGAAGATTGCAGCCTGGGTGAGAACATCACAGTCCCTGATACCAGAGTGAACTTTCATACCTGGAAGAAGATGGAG gTGGGGCAGAAGGCAGGGGAAGTCTGGCAGGGACTGACTTTGCTGTCTGAAGCTGTCCTGAAAGGCCAGGCCTTGCTGGCCAACTCTTCCCAGACACCAGTAGCTCTAAAGCTCTTTGTGGACAAAGCTGTCAGCAGCTTGAGAAGCCTCAGATTCCTGCTTCGAGGACTAGGAACACAG GAGGAAGCTATCTTTGTTCCCAATGCCCCAACAGCAGTTCCGCTTCGTACCTTCACCGTAGGGACTATGGACAAACTTTTTCGAATCTACTCCAATTTTCTACGGGGAAAGCTCAAGCTGTTTTGGAGAGAAGCCTGCCAAAGCCAGGAGAGGTGA